TCATGGCTGCCCCGTCAAAGTACACGTGTGGAGCTATCCCAGCGCCAATAAAAAGCTGCGGCAAAAAGGTGACCAAAGCAGAATAGAGGTAAGCAGAAAAAGCCCCCACAGCTACCAGGGTGTTCATGTCTGTGGTCTTTTGCTTAGCGGCCTTAATAGCGCCGATATAAAACCGGCTCCCGACCCAGAATACGACGGGCGTCGTGAGCACAAAAAGGCAAAAAAGCATAATGTGTCTAGGAATCGACCGGAGCCACGGAAACCAGTCTTGCATGGAAGCCATGAAGATAACGATGCTTAGGACCACGCCAACACTGAATTTGACTTTCAGTTCTTTGAGTTCTCTTTTATGGGCAGCCTCAACCGGGTCCTCTGGACTTTCACCAAGCAGGCCCAAAAATTCGTAGCCGGCATCAGAGACCACCCGTCTTAGCGCTTCCACGCCGGTCCAGCCAGGTTCGTGAATGACAGTGGCCCTGGCAGTGGAAAGGTTGACGCTCGAATCCTTGACGCCGTCAATCGCTTTTAAGGCCAATTCCACACGCCGGACGCACGCCGCACAGGTCATCCCCCCGACGCTAATGGTTGTTTGGGGAATGTGAGGTGTGGCTGTGCTAGACAACTTCGTATCCTGCCTTCTTGATGTCTTTTCTCAAAAGGTCCATGTCAATGGGCTTTATCTCATCAAAAGCAGCCTCACCTTTTGCAAGGTCCACTTTGACGTTTTTGATCCCATCAATTTCATTCAAGGCCTTGGTAACAGCCATGACACAGTGATTGCACGACATCCCCTTTATCATGATCGTAGTCATGACAAGTTCCCCTTTCTGCATCAGTTCAAGCTGACTTAGAATGACCTGGTCATTCTCATATGCAGTTATTTATTGCTAGTCGTTGAGCCTTCTAAGCTCCAGAGAAAGCTTTTTTAAGTGCTCTTT
This is a stretch of genomic DNA from Deltaproteobacteria bacterium. It encodes these proteins:
- a CDS encoding heavy-metal-associated domain-containing protein — its product is MTTIMIKGMSCNHCVMAVTKALNEIDGIKNVKVDLAKGEAAFDEIKPIDMDLLRKDIKKAGYEVV